From the Saccharomonospora marina XMU15 genome, the window CACGGACCTGGCAGGCGACCACCGCCCGTGCGCGCACGCCGCAACGCCAACGCCGGGACGCGTCGATGGTGATCGACGAGTGTCACAACTTCTTGAATTTGCCCTACCCGATCGAGGACATGCTGGCCGAGGCGCGGGGCTTCCGGGTCGCGATGACCTTGGCGCATCAGCATCTTGGCCAGCTTCCGCGTGAGTTGAGGGAAGGCATGTCCACCAACGCTCGCAGCAAGATCTTCTTCAACGCCTCCCCGGAGGACTCTCGCGAGCTGTCCCGGCACACCGCGCCCCGTCTGTCCGATCACGACCTGGCGCACCTGGGCGTCTACCACGCCGCCGTACGGCTGGTGCTCAACGGGGAAGAGGCACAGCCGTTCACCATGCGCACCCAGCCGCTTCCTCGTGCGATTCCCGGCCGCGCAAGGGAAATCCGCGGTATCGCCCGTCGTGCCTTGCGCAACCGAGTTCCTGGTGCCACCGCGTCCGGTGCGCAGGCGCCAGCCCGGCCTCCGCAGCGGCCCGTCGGGACCGCAGGGCAGACGCGGCCAACCAGCGGCGATCGCCGGGGCCAGTCCGGCGTCCGGGCGCGGAGCGCCGACCCGCGTCGCCAGCAGTCCTGACTCGACTTGGCCGCACCCGCAAAGACGGGCGGAAGTCCTTTTAGCACACCACTTTCCGGAGGTTCGCGTCATGATCACCAATCCCACCAGGCAGCGCGCTCTTCGAGGCCACAAGGCGACGCGGCCAACGCCGCGCGCGGCGAACAACGCCGATCACCAGGCGGTGCTGGCGTGGCGGCTGACCCCGCGTGATCGGTGGATCATCCGGATGTTGCACGAGCACCGCGTGCTCACCTCCCACCAGATCACCGCGCTCGCGTTCCCGTCGTTCCGATCGGGTCGGATGCGATTGCGGGAACTGTTCCAATGGGGGGTGGTGGACCGGTTCCAGCCGTTCATCTCGGTTGGCACCGCGCCGATGCACTACGTCCTCGCGCCCGCCGGGGCCGCGGTGCTGGCCGCCGAGGACGGTCTGGACGTCAAGGAACTCGGCTACCGCCACGACCGCGCCTTCGGGGTGGCCCACTCGCTGCGGCTCGCGCACACCGTCGGTGTCGCCGAGTGGTTCACCGCCCTGGTTGACCGCGCTCGCCACAGTGGCGCCGACGAGCACAGCACGCTCGGTGCGTGGTGGTCGGAGGCCCGCTGCGCGCGGCACTTCGGGGATCTGATCAAGCCTGACGCCTACGGCCGGTGGGCCAGCGCAGCTGGGGAGATCGAGTTCTTCCTCGAGTACGACTTCGGCACCGAAGTTCTGGCCAAACTCGCCGGGAAACTGGCTGGCTACGCCGCCCTCGCCGAAGCCACCGGAATCACCACTCCGCTGCTGGTGTGGTTGCCGACCTCGCGGCGCGAGGCCACCGCACGCCGGCTGCTGGCGCGGGCCTGGCGCGAGCTCGACAACCCGCGCTCGGTCCCGGTCGCCACCGCCGCGGCCGAACTGCTCAACCCCGAGGCAGCGCACCCGAGTCCCGCCGACGAGGTCTGGCTGCCCCTGGACACCACCAGCGGCAACGCGGCGAGCACCCGGCGGGAGTTGCACCGGTTGCTCGACGCCTGGCCGCACGTCCCGCCACCCAGCACCGACGCGGGCAGCGAGTCGGCTCTCGGGCCGGACTCGACGCTGGCGCAGATGACCCCGGCGCCCGCGCCGATGCCGCCGGCCGCCATCTCACGCGGGCCGAGCACAGGCAGGCGGTGAGCACCCGATGATCCTGAAAGTCGGCGCCATCGTGATCGGCGTGATCCTCTTCATCCCGACGTTGATCGGGAACGGGGTGTCGGGGGCGATCTCGGCCCTATTCGGTAGTGGCGGAAGTCAGCCCAGCGCGACCGCGCTGGCCGACATCCCACCCGACTACCTCGCGTTGTACCGCGCGGCGGCCGGGGTATGTCCAGGGCTGGACTGGTCGATTCTGGCCGCCATCGGCAAGATCGAGTCCAACCACGGCCGGTCCACCCTTCCGGGCGTGCACAGCGGGGAGAATGGCTATGGGGCAGGCGGGCCGATGCAGTTCAAGACCGCCACCTTCGACGGAGTGCTTGCCCGCCACGAGATCCCGGCCGGCGGCGCCACCCCACCCTCGCGCTACAACCCGCACGACGCCATCTACGCCGCCGCTTTTATGCTCTGCGACGACGGAGTGCGGCGAGGTGATCTCCACGCGGCGATCTTCGCCTACAACCACGCAGACTGGTACGTCAAACAGGTACTCGACCAAGCCAAGCAATACGCCGACGCCGCCGCGACGGTCGGCACAGGCGACTGCAACGCCATCCAGGCCACCAACGCGGTCGCGGTGGCCGCGATCAACTACGCCTGCGGGCAGAGAGGACTTCCGTACGTCTGGGGCGGGAACGGACCCGATGGCGGGCACGCGGGCTTCGACTGTTCGGGCCTGACGAAGGCGGCCTACGCCGCCGCCGGAGTAACCCTGCCACGCACCGCCCAGACCCAGTTCAACGCTGGCCCCCACGTTCCGGCCGGACAGCCGCTGTTGCCGGGTGACCTCGTTTTCTACGGCACACCCAACAATATCCACCACGTAGGTCTCTACATTGGTGGAGGTTCCATGGTGGACGCGCCGGACTTCGGTCAGGTTGTGAAGGTGCAACCCTACCGGTACAAGGGAGATGACTACGCAGGTGCTACGCGTCCCGCCGGTTCTGTTGCGGCATAACGGAGTCTACGTCGCCAACACCGGAACCGATCATAGCAGAGAACGGTCGGCCGTCGCTGTCGACGAGCAGGATCCGCTGGGTGAACAGCGGGGGCGTGGTGGCGTCGAGTGCAACAATGTTGTGGTAGCTGGCCAGTTCGAAGAGCGCGTGGGTCACCTCGCGGATCGTGGTGCGATCCGGGTCGGCCTCGACGGACAGGCCCTCGACCCGGATCTCCAGCACCCGCTGCTGTGGCAGCACAGTGATCACGGTGCGTACGTACTCCGGGATTCCGCCGTCGTTGCGCAACTCGGCGATGTCGTCGGCCAGCCGTACTGCCACAGCTTCCACGGTGTAGCCGAGTCCGACTCCGGCTCGCGCGCCCCACAACACAAAATGATCCACTGTGGACTCAAAAGGGGTCATGGCAAGATTCCTCCGGCTAGCCAATGTGCGAAGGTGGACGGGCTACTTTCCGCGCCGTGCGCGGAGCTCCGTTCGCAGATCACCCAATGTGCGCCCGTCGGATGCGCGCCGGAACGCGCTCCAGCCGTTCTGGTGGTTGCCACCCAGTGCGGTGGTGGCACCGCACGGATTGGCGAACACCCGGCCGTCGGCGAGGATGAGGGTGCCGTCGACCCGGACGCGGGCGGTGTGCCGGACACCGAGGTTGCGGCGGTTCCAGACCAGTTCCTCGCCCCGCCGTGACCAGCCCGGCGTCCAGCAGCTCGGCGATGCCGCCACGCGCCCACTTGATCAGCGGCGGCGAAGTCGACGGCGGCGGGGTCTCCGACCAGATCGCCGCCTCGGTGGCGTCGCCGTGCAGGCCCATGACGGCGGCAGCGGTCGGCGCGATGAGGCTCGGCCAGCCGTCGTCGAGCCCGCGCCACTGACCGACACGCTGCCAACGTCCCTGGTATGCCAGCAGCATCTCGACATCGGTGGCGTGATCGCGGGGCAACGGGTAGGTCGGGTCGGCCGGGCGGGACAGGCGCAGGACGAGGTCGCCGTCATACAAGCTGTCGGCCGGGGGCTGTTGGGGTACCCAGTTGCCCGCGAACAACGCCACCTCGCCTGCACGGTCCGGATCGGCGTCGCCGAGGATGTCGACCGCCGTCACGAGCATCGCCCACACATCATCGGGGCATCGCATCGGCGGCGTGGCGAACGCCGGGGCGAGGATCATCGTGTCCGGCGGCAACCCCTCCCACGCCCGCATCGCCGCCTCGTCGTGCGGCTGTGACGCCCCGGCGGTCGCGGTGGTGTGATCGGGCTGGGGGTCCGGTTGTGATGCGTCTACGGCCGCGTCGGCGGCCAGTTCGGGCGGTTCGTGAGTATCGCGGTCGGTGGTCATTGCCTATGCGCCCCTTCGGTTTCCGGGTGTATTGGCCGGGCGGCCGACGTGTATGGACGCTTCGTGAACGCGTGGTTGTCAACGCGTGTGTGCGCCACCGGGGCGAAGTGGACCCATGTGGCGCAACGAAATCCCAGCTCCACGCCACCGTCTACACGAGACAGACGTCTTGTTTGCCGAACCCGCTTGACTTCATGGGCCGAAGGAAGCGTCCATAGTCGTGTAGCCCGAACACACCGGCAGCGCACCGGGGGCCACACCCGCTCCGGCCGGGGCATGACCGCCCACCACCGATCACGAACCCGAATCGAGGGATGTCATGTCCAGCAAGCCCCGCAACCGCAAAACCCGCACCACCACCAGCACGACCGGATCCGCCCGGACACTGCGGTCGGTTCCCGACCAGACCGTCACCGCGAAGGTCCGCACGGACACCGAAGACAAGCTGTGGGAGGCGTTGCACGCCGCCCCGAACAGCACCGCCGCCGACCTGTCCGCAGCGGCGAAGATCGGGAAGTCGACCGCACAGAAGATCCTCGTCAAGTGGGAAGCCGACGGCAGCGTCACCCGCACCGCCGGGATCGCCGAGGGCGGGCGGCGTGCCGCCGACCTGTGGGCGATCACCGACGTCGACACCACCCAGGTCGAGCCGACCCCGGCGGACCCGACCCCGGCGGACACCTCGGAGGCGGAGGACACCGACGCGACGGACGCCGCGCAGGCTGAACCGGGTACCCCGGCCGACGCCGACGACTCCGCCGTCACCGAGGAAGACCCCGCCGAGCAGACGGACACCGCAGCCGACGGCGCGCAGGACCCGGCCGACTCCGACGAGGCCGCCCCCGTGGCAGCCGCCCCCGTGGCAGCCGCGCCTGTCGCCGCCGAGGTGAGCGACCCTGCCGACGGCGCGGACGGCGCGACGACAGACGGCGACGCGACGCCGGAAGATGGCGCGGACGCGACGGGCGAGAAGAAGGCACGGTTGGCACCCGGCGGGTTGCGCGGGATGGTCGAGGACTACTTGCGCGACCACCCCGGCGAGCAGTTCGGTCCCACCGCGATCGCGAACGCGCTGGGCGGGAAGTCCTCGGGCGCGGTCAGCAACGCGCTGGACAAGCTGGTCGAGGTCGGCGTGGCGGCGAAGACTCAGGACAAGCCGAGGCGTTTCGCGCTCGCCCCCTCCGAGCAGGAGGCCGCCGCCGCGCCGACCAACTAACGCCCCGACGGTATGGTCAATGTGGTTGTGTCCCAACGGAACTCCGTTGGGACACAACCACGTTGGCCTCCGTTGCTATCGGGTCGGCAGGTCTCCGGGATACGGGGACGGCGCGTGTGCCTGATCGGCGAGATGCGCCCACCAGGAATCGGTGCCCTGGACCGACACGGCAACCCCGAGCGCGGCCAGCACCCGCAGCACGTAGACCTCGATGAACGAGATCTGGTTGCGCACGACCTCGTGCGTCGCCGCGAAATCGCCTGCGTCCAGGGCGTCGCTGAACGCTTGGTCGGCGGCGCGGTTGTCGCGGTCGGCCTCGCACAACGCCGTCAGGACGGCATCGGTGGCGACGGTGTGTCCGGCTTCAGTGGCCCAGGCGACAGCGGCCTCGGCGATCGCGGTCATTGCCCTGGTGTCGGCGACCGCTGCGCGGCCCGCGCTGTCGGCCGGGGCGTTGAGCACCGTGATCCACCGGTGCCCGTTTGGGCTGTCGGCCAGCAGCAGCGCGGTGTCGCTGTCGTCGACGACCGCGATTAGCACGGGCGCGGCGGTGGCGTCGACCAGTGCGGCGGCCAAGCCGGGGATGTCTGGGAAGTCTCCGAGCACGGCGGCGAGCTGCCAGTGGTCGTCATGGCGGCCGACGAGCTCCGCTTCGTGCGGGGTCAGCAGGTCCATGTCGAGCAGCGAGTCCGGGGTGCGGGCGAGGATGAGCGAGCCAGTGAAGCCCATGATCGAACCTTGTCGTTCGGGTGGTCAGCGCGGTGGCCACG encodes:
- a CDS encoding C40 family peptidase yields the protein MILKVGAIVIGVILFIPTLIGNGVSGAISALFGSGGSQPSATALADIPPDYLALYRAAAGVCPGLDWSILAAIGKIESNHGRSTLPGVHSGENGYGAGGPMQFKTATFDGVLARHEIPAGGATPPSRYNPHDAIYAAAFMLCDDGVRRGDLHAAIFAYNHADWYVKQVLDQAKQYADAAATVGTGDCNAIQATNAVAVAAINYACGQRGLPYVWGGNGPDGGHAGFDCSGLTKAAYAAAGVTLPRTAQTQFNAGPHVPAGQPLLPGDLVFYGTPNNIHHVGLYIGGGSMVDAPDFGQVVKVQPYRYKGDDYAGATRPAGSVAA
- a CDS encoding MarR family transcriptional regulator gives rise to the protein MSSKPRNRKTRTTTSTTGSARTLRSVPDQTVTAKVRTDTEDKLWEALHAAPNSTAADLSAAAKIGKSTAQKILVKWEADGSVTRTAGIAEGGRRAADLWAITDVDTTQVEPTPADPTPADTSEAEDTDATDAAQAEPGTPADADDSAVTEEDPAEQTDTAADGAQDPADSDEAAPVAAAPVAAAPVAAEVSDPADGADGATTDGDATPEDGADATGEKKARLAPGGLRGMVEDYLRDHPGEQFGPTAIANALGGKSSGAVSNALDKLVEVGVAAKTQDKPRRFALAPSEQEAAAAPTN
- a CDS encoding restriction system modified-DNA reader domain-containing protein, with the translated sequence MAASPSCWTPGWSRRGEELVWNRRNLGVRHTARVRVDGTLILADGRVFANPCGATTALGGNHQNGWSAFRRASDGRTLGDLRTELRARRGK
- a CDS encoding replication-relaxation family protein; translated protein: MITNPTRQRALRGHKATRPTPRAANNADHQAVLAWRLTPRDRWIIRMLHEHRVLTSHQITALAFPSFRSGRMRLRELFQWGVVDRFQPFISVGTAPMHYVLAPAGAAVLAAEDGLDVKELGYRHDRAFGVAHSLRLAHTVGVAEWFTALVDRARHSGADEHSTLGAWWSEARCARHFGDLIKPDAYGRWASAAGEIEFFLEYDFGTEVLAKLAGKLAGYAALAEATGITTPLLVWLPTSRREATARRLLARAWRELDNPRSVPVATAAAELLNPEAAHPSPADEVWLPLDTTSGNAASTRRELHRLLDAWPHVPPPSTDAGSESALGPDSTLAQMTPAPAPMPPAAISRGPSTGRR